The sequence GAATTGTTAGAAAAATTGTTAGTTGAAGAGAGCATGAGAGAATATTCTAAAAGAAACAAAGATCATCTTAATAAGGAAAAAGAAACCACCGTAGGAGATGAAAAAAATGCCTGACGATAATGAAAAGTTTTTAAGCCAAAACGAATTAGATTCTTTATTAAGTAACTTAAAAAATGAGGATAATGAAGATGATGATGATAATGTTATCGATGAAAATATAGATTCTTTATTAGATGTCATCGGGGAAATCGCTAACATTACTCTTGGTTCAGGAGTTACTACCCTGTCTACGTTACTCAGAAGAAAAATTGAAATAGAATATCCCCAAACAGATATTATAAAATTCAAAAATATTACAACAAATTTTGAAGGAGAACATGTTATAGTTACAGTAGAGTATAAAAAAGGATTATTCGGTATGAACAGTTTAGTCCTTTCTTCAAAGTTAACTAACATTATCGCTGATTTAATGCTTGGAAAAGAAATAGAAGAAATAGAAGAAAGAGAACTTGATGAAATCAGTTTGAGTGCTGTTTCCGAAGCAATGAATCAAATGATGGGAAGTGCAGCAACATCTTTAGCCGAATTTTTAAAGACACATATCGATATTTCTCCTCCCACCACCCAAGTGTTAGACTTTTCAGATCCAAATATAGAGTTCCCTCCTATAGAAACAAATAATGAAGCATACGTTATTTCTATAAAATTTAAAGTGAAGATTACAGGTATCGCAGAAACTTATTTCTGGCAATTTGTACCGGTAAAATTCGCCAATAGGATAAAAGAACTAATGGAAGCATCTTTTGGAAAGTCATCAGAGAATAAAGAAAAAAAGGAGTCTTCTAAAATTAAGGAAAATATTAAAGAATCGAATTCTAAAGTAATAAAAGAAGAAAAGGTAAAAGTAAAACCTGTTGATTTTGGTGAGTTTGAAAAAAGTGAAGAACCAATATCTTCTCAAGTCGATCTTTCAAAATTGGATTTACTAATGGATGTTCCTCTGGAAATAAAAGTTGAATTAGGTTCAACAAAATTGAATTTGAGAGAAATATTAGAACTCCACGAAGGTTCTATGATTCAATTAAACAAACTTGCTGGAGAACCTTTAGATATATACGCTAACGATAGATTAATTGCTAGAGGTGAAGTTGTTGTAATAGATGAGAATTTTGGGATTAGAGTAACTGAAATTGTTTCTCTAAGAGAAAGGACGAAGTCAATTAAATGATTAAAAGAAGAAAAATACTGATTATTTTTTTAGCTATTTCTTCTTTGTTTTTTTCTCAAGAGACTATAGATGGGCTTTTAAAAACTTATCTTGGAAACAAAAACTTAGAGGTTGAGGTTGAAGTATTATTTGAAATTACTGAAACAAAGAAAGTCTCAGCTGAAATTGATTATCTAGGAAATAGGTATTTAATCATAACCTTTGAAAGCCCTTCATTACTAAAGAGTATACATTATTGTTATGACCTTTTTGACAATACACTTTATACCAATGTAAAGCAAGAAGTTGCTCAATACGACTTAATTTCAGTATACACTGCTAATATTCCAACATTGTTGGAGAACTTTTTAATTTTTCTTGACCCCTCTAATTTTGATATTGAAATATTAAAAGAAGAAAATTACGAAGTGCATAAATATCTTCCCAAAACGAGGAATTTTTTGAAGTTAATAAATGTTGATTTTACAAAATTTAATGTATACTATTTTCACCCCTGGGAAGATATAAGGTTATTAGAAATGATTCAAATAATGAATTCAACTGAAAACAAGAAGGTTTCATTAAAAATCGAAAAGATTAAACCTGTCGATGAAAAAACGGCTATATGCAAACTTGAAAATTTTTTTAACTGAATCTTCTTATTATTCATCAATTAATTCAGACAAGGAATAATCTGAATATTCTTTTTTCAAAGTAACTCCTTCTTTCCTCTTTTTCAAATATTTTATTTGTTCATCTAATATTTTTTTATCTTCAGGTTGTCCATGGCCTGGAAAGATTCTGCTAATTTGTAGTTTTTTCATATTTTCTAAGTTAGAAATCCATTCATCAATGTTTGAATTTAGAATTTCTGCATGAACTTTTGAAAAGACAAGATCTCCTGTTATAAGAAAACCATTAGGTTTTATTTCGTATATAGTAGAATCCATCGTATGACCACCGATATTATTAGCAAATAAAATTTGATTTTGAAAGATTACGAACAAATTGCTTTCAAAAATAATAGTATTCTTATTTTTAAAAGCTTCTTTAAAATTATTGAAGTTAAAGTCCGCCATTTTAGAACTTTCTTTCAAAAACTCTTTATCCATTGAGTTTAGCAAATCAAAAGTTTTTTTTGTCATATATAAATCAAATTTTCTTCTACTAAAAATAGCCCCAAAGGTATGATCAGGATGAAAATGAGTAAAGAAAACTTTCTTCAATCTTTTGGAAGTTTTTTCTTCCATTATTTTCGCCATTTCTTCAAACTTTTTTGGATAAAGAGAACTATCAAATGCCAATAATCCATCGTTATATTCTAAAAAAGTTACGGTGCTTGCTCCATTTTCAAACCAAAAATTATTAATATTTTCATAACTTTCAAACATAGTAATCACCTTTCTGATGTAATATTTGTAATTGAGTTCTTTTAATTTTTCTACAAAAATGATTGATATTCCCTTCATGAGGTGATATAATTTTGTTAGGAATACTAATTATTTTAGGTGGGTGAATCTTTTGATCAAGGAATATATAAAAAAATATTGGTGGAGATATTTAATAGGCGTATTGTTTTTGATTGCTGTCGATATTATACAACTTTTTATTCCTAGACAGATAGGGAGTATTGTGGATACGTTAAATACTCCCACTCCCGATCTTAACCAAGTTAAAACTT comes from Petrotoga sp. 9PW.55.5.1 and encodes:
- a CDS encoding MBL fold metallo-hydrolase, whose product is MKGISIIFVEKLKELNYKYYIRKVITMFESYENINNFWFENGASTVTFLEYNDGLLAFDSSLYPKKFEEMAKIMEEKTSKRLKKVFFTHFHPDHTFGAIFSRRKFDLYMTKKTFDLLNSMDKEFLKESSKMADFNFNNFKEAFKNKNTIIFESNLFVIFQNQILFANNIGGHTMDSTIYEIKPNGFLITGDLVFSKVHAEILNSNIDEWISNLENMKKLQISRIFPGHGQPEDKKILDEQIKYLKKRKEGVTLKKEYSDYSLSELIDE
- the fliY gene encoding flagellar motor switch phosphatase FliY, encoding MPDDNEKFLSQNELDSLLSNLKNEDNEDDDDNVIDENIDSLLDVIGEIANITLGSGVTTLSTLLRRKIEIEYPQTDIIKFKNITTNFEGEHVIVTVEYKKGLFGMNSLVLSSKLTNIIADLMLGKEIEEIEERELDEISLSAVSEAMNQMMGSAATSLAEFLKTHIDISPPTTQVLDFSDPNIEFPPIETNNEAYVISIKFKVKITGIAETYFWQFVPVKFANRIKELMEASFGKSSENKEKKESSKIKENIKESNSKVIKEEKVKVKPVDFGEFEKSEEPISSQVDLSKLDLLMDVPLEIKVELGSTKLNLREILELHEGSMIQLNKLAGEPLDIYANDRLIARGEVVVIDENFGIRVTEIVSLRERTKSIK